Genomic window (Vitis riparia cultivar Riparia Gloire de Montpellier isolate 1030 chromosome 4, EGFV_Vit.rip_1.0, whole genome shotgun sequence):
tttattttacaaaataagtatataaaaaataaaaataattaataaaataaataaatttgtggtatatgagatatgcatatctcataCTTCAGTAATAGAATAACTTATTATACTACCAATCTAATATGAAGTAAAATATATACATCTCATGTTATGTTATATTCTTACTATATATGGAGAAGTGACATTCTACCactaatttccaaaaataaaataaaaaagctcaTTTATAGTGttaatggtatttttttttttgggtatttatCACAAGACATCACTAATCAAGTGATATATTAtgtataattttctaaattttgtattGGTATCTCTACTTTATATGTTCCATTCTTTTGTGGTCTTCTTATCTCGATCTCACGTAGAGATTTGTTTTCTTAGAGGTGTCAATATGCTagtttagggtttgtttggtaattttttttttaaattaaaaataatttttgaaaacggtttttgaaaattatcctctaatttttgttgaataaaaacctatttaaaaatgtaaaatatttttaaaaataatttttatatctagtattttatttttaattattttatatgtttttataattatatcttAAAACAGTCTTTATAAAtcgaataaaaacaattaaaagatatttttttaaaacacttgttttaaaaataaaaagtaaaaaatgatttttgattatcatatcatttttattttgaagaataaaaaactgttataaaatatatacaccAAACAAACTCTCACTATTTTTCAAAcagaaaaacctaaaaaaaaaataaaaaggtgacATTTAGTGagaacaaattttcaaacctaTCTGCCCATACCTATATATTTAATGTGGGTTCTTACCCACATGACACCTATGAGGAGTGAGGACAAGAGCCCCACTGCTTGGTGTTTAAAGCGTGATGCAAACTTAAAAGTATAATTTCGAGCATTAAAAGGGGCCATcagtttggtttctgagaaaatggaagaaacttCTTGAGTCTGTCATCTTCTACATTGTCGCTTCAGCTTCCGAACGATGACAAGCTGTCTTCAGTGTTGAGTAGAATTTAAGTTTTCTCGAATtcgttaaaattttaagatcatTGCGagtttctttgttttctccCGTTTCCTCAGTGTCCGTTTTCAGATTCTTCACCTGTTCTCTCCGCATTCCTCGAAGGCATTATGAAATCAAGCAATAGAAGGAGTTTTGAAAGGATACTTTAGAGATACGCCTAACTCTGGGTTTCTTGTTTGGTCTCGGATCTTACATCTGAATCATGACTGGTAACTTAATTCTGGCCAATATGACGGTGGCTCAAACTTATGGTTCACTCATTTGTGGAATTCctggaaaaaaatgtgaaacaaGAGCAATAAAGAATGACAGGGAAGTGTCTATAGAAACCTTCATTCAAGTTCGTCATTACCGGTATCTTACAGCTTGTGACGGAAGAGGGTTGAGATCCAAATATGGTGGTAAGAGTTGGAGGTTGACCTGTAATCAACATAGTCTGGATCATGGATTCTTCCGTTCTAACAAGGATGAGAGGTTGGCTTCTAAAAGAAGATGTTCAAGCGAGGGAATCTTGTAAGACTTTGCACTTAACACCATTGACTGTATATAGGAATTTGCTTTAGCAAAATTTCATGTGCTTTCTTGGCAATGAAACAAGACAGAGGAATTTATAATCCTTTCAAACTAATTTGATTTGGTATACTATCCTGAAAGATCTGGATTTCATGCAAAGTCtgaatattatttgttttatgattcGTATTTCCTAGCTATTAACATTCTGAATTTTTCCAGGGAAGTCAGTGGGACTTCTACTAGTGAATCACGTCCTCTAATTGAGCTTATAAAGCTTTCTGTACCTGCAATTGCTGGACAAGCAATTGAGCCTCTAGCACAATTGATGGAAACAGCTTATATTGGAAGATTGGGTGAGATTTTCTTGCTTTCCTTTGTTTCAAATGCTAAGCAGTAAGATTGCTTTCTGATGCTTGTGGGTTTTATTAGGGctgattttataaatttgagtgGCATAaattttacacaaattttatacTTGAGAGGTCCGAGTGCTCTTTTATAAGTTTCTTCTTCCAGAGTTCCTATTTTCATGTCTTTGCTTGTTTCTTGTGATCGTCAAAGCATATAGGTCGTTCGAACTGAATGTGGTCATAATTGATTTTCATATGATTGGTCTGACTTCTATATTCAACTAACTTCCAGATTTTTTTAGGTATTGTAAATAGGGTCTTGACtttaaaaggggaaaaaaaatcctCTTTAAGTCCTTAGTGGCAGTTTCTGTTGTAGTCACATTGAAAGCTAGGTGGCATTTATTCAGGACGACAACTGGCTCAAGAAGTTTGGTAGGGTTATATTATTAGGGGCAATGGATAGTTTAACATATCTGAAGTTGTTAAAAATGGAGAGCCATTCCCTTGTATGATTTACAAGGTAGGTTTCCATGTGTTTGGTTTCCACAAGGTAACTATACATGCATCATGTACAGACTTTTGTTGGGATCTAACTCATGTTAATACTGTTTCCCTTGGCCGGTTGCCTTGTACTTCTGACAGAGGACTTTGATTCTGGGGTTTTAATAGTCATTTATTGCTAACTTATTCAttctattttatcattttgcAAATCCTTGCATTAATTCTAGCTtccttcaaataaaattttttgttgaatttttgtcCTACCCCCATTCACTGAATTTTTAGGTTTaaaattctcttaattttaCTGAATAGGTCCCTTGGAGTTGGCATCAGCGGGTGTTGCCATATCAATTTTCAACATTATATCCAAGGTATTCAACATTCCTCTCCTCAGTGTTGCAACTTCATTTGTGGCTGAAGATGTCTCGAGGAATGCAAGCAAGGAATCTACTTCAGGTGAAACCAAATAGATATGAGAGGGGTTTTCTTGAACTTTAATTTGGACATGACATACTGAGGGTAGGCATATTTtaaggagaaaaaagaagataaaaggcATGCATTTGCATTAAATTTTCCTTCTTGAGTTTGAGATTATTGGTATACAGATAAAGGTTGTCATAATGAAATTAACCATGGTATGCCCCTTGATGAAACAGAGGTAAAGAAACTACTGCCGTCGGTCTCTACAGCATTAGTTTTAGCGGTTGGAATTGGTGTTTTTGAGGCTGCAGCATTGTATTTGGGATCTGGACTCTTTCTCAACACAATGGGCATATCATCAGTAAGTagtattcatatatattatataaaatttcagTGAATCACCGCCATAATCTTGTCTATGTTTACTAATAAATTACATAATGCATAGTAACTTCCAAATTCTTCATCTTGCTGCCACTATAGATATATTGTCTTGATATGTTGTTTTTACAAATCACACCTTTCCATTTTAGTTATTTCCACATACATTGTTTCCTGTTAACTAGAGGATTGTTTCATAAAAGGCTACAACTCAATCTTTGACAGGAATCATCTATGCGCATTCCAGCAGaacattttctttcccttagaGCAATTGGCACTCCTGCAGTTGTAGTTTCTATGGTCATTCAAGGCATCTTTCGTGGGTTCAAGGATACAAAGACCCCTGTTTTTTGTCTAGGCAAGAGGTTTACCCTCTCAGTTTATTACAAAGAAAGGCCTGTTAAGGTCATCtgattaagaattattttcagCACCTAGGTTAAAATACAAGCATCAATCACTACCTCCTACTTGCATACCTCCAAAACAATattcccccccttttttttttatcatcattactTTTAGTTGTTCTTTCTACCCCTCTAATCTCACTGACATGTAGAAGTTTGATGTGCAGGAATTGGCAATTTATCAgctatatttttctttcctatacttatatattattttcgCTTGGGTGTAGCTGGTGCAGCCATTTCCACTGTTGCATCTCAGTACGTCCTTCAACTGTTTCACCTGTCTTCTGCTTTAAATTGTACTTAGCACTAACAGtgtcatttcaaaattttcagataCATTGTCACCTTTTTGATGATCTGGTATCTTAATAAGAGGACTGTGTTAAGGATTCCCAACCTGAAAAACTTGCATTTGGGTGGCTATTTGAGATCTGGTGAGTGTTTGTTTCTGGAATAACTGGTCTAGCTGAAATCTTGTGGCACTTcttaaatcatataaataaattggtAAAATCCTTTTCTCTGTCTTTGCTGTGGTGATTAGATTGTTTCCAATTGTTGGATTAGCATTTAGGGCATCTTTCATTATCTATATGATGCTCTGTGGAATAACAAAGTAATTCCTCTAGTATTCCTATTCTATCTTTTGTTTAGTTGCCCTAATTTGGTATCTATAAAAGATATACCATAAGAAAATCAGGAAGTTAGATACACATAAAAAAATGACACATGTACAGTCAATCATTTTCAGATATTAGATTTTGTTTAAAGTTTCATGTTTGAATCTAAAATCATATGGTAAATAAGCACGGATTTTTAATGTGTAAATATCTATTTCTTGGAGCAACCTTCTCCTAGAGCCTGGGAAATTTTGTAGCAATGCAAAATGttaatttcctttccttttttattttatttttattttttctttttgttttttcaatataattccTTTGGTTTAGGTGGTTTTCTTCTTGGGAGAACTCTAGCTTCTGTTATGACCATAACTTTCAGCACATCAATGGCCGCTCGTCAAGGCCCATTAGCCATGGCTGCTCACCAGATATGCTTGCAAGTGTGGCTATCTGTATCTCTCCTTGCAGATGCCCTTGCTGGATCTGCTCAGGTAAACATTttccaatttcaattttttcctttgtgTCATCTTCAATACATTTTTCTTTAACCCCTCTACTTCTCATCTAATGTCTTAATGTCAATTACATGCTTGTAATCTACGATGATACTAATATGTTTGGGCAATCTCAAGGTTACTACATGCTGCTAGTAATCTAGCAATctgtaagaaaaaagaaatagttGATGCTGTGCGCTTATATAGTTCACCTAGGGCAAATTTTGCATTTTAGAGAATGCTTGGTACTCGTCTTTTATTGaatgaaaagagaaacaatCTTGTAGTTTGGAACAACCCTTTAATTCTAACTTCTAATGAAATGATCTATGTAAGTCTGCCACCATTGTACCACATTCTAGGGTAAGCTGTATACCAGTACCTGTTCCCTTTCCACATACCACATGCATACCCCATGTAACATGAGATAATCTACAGCTCATCATGTAGTAAAAGTTCTATCTGTCTCTCTTTCATTGGCAAGGAGATGAAGGTGCTGTGCAATTTTAGATTAAGGGACTTTCACCTGTGGATGCAGTACGAATCTCAGAAGTCCTTACTGCCTAAATTAGTTTATGTTCAAGTTTAGTTCCATTGCTATGTATTTCATGCACCATGTATTTTGTCTAAAGTCAGCTTCAGGTCTTCTTGTTCATGTTATTGCATGCCACTTTACAGTAATTTTGTACTTTTTGTGGTGGAAATTGACTATTGACATGTTCACACAATTAGGTTTGTGTTCTCctaaaatcttttattatttgcaGGCTCTTATTGCAAGTTCTTTTGCCAAAAAGGACTATAGCGCAGTTAAAGAAATGACTTATTCTGCTTTAAAGGTGACTTATTCTTGCACATCTCTCCATAATATCTGAGTTAAATTTCGtttggaatttgattttttgttgtCATTTGTCATTTAAATATCTGGGCCTTTTGTTGTGTtgatttattttggtttttagaTTGTCACTTCATTTTCCTCCAGACAGGATTATTCACTGGCATTTCTCTAGCTGTCATTCTGGGTGTGTCTTTTGGTTCTCTGGCGACCTTATTTACTAAAGATGCAGAAGTACTAGATATTGTTAGATCTGGGTTACTGGTATGTATCAATATCTTTGTCCCTTGATATGTTCACTCATGTTTCTTTTATGAACTTCCATCTAAATCTGGTACAGTTTGTTAGTGCCAGTCAACCTGTCAATGCTCTTGCTTATGTCTTTGATGGTCTCCATTATGGCGTTTCAGACTTCTTATATGCAGCTGGCTCTATGGTAAGCAACCTTCTAAAGATGTCTTAACATTTAGATAAGattttgattatcatacatattAAAGCATTATGACATTTTTACAAATGATTTACAGATGGTGGTGGGAGCGATTTCTTCTGCATTTCTGTTTTATGCTACTTCTATCATTGGCCTCTCAGGAGTGTGGTTGGGTTTGACTCTTTTCATGGGCTTGCGCATTGTGGCTGGATATTTGAGGTAAACTTTGTTGCATTATGCCAAGTTCCTTTTTCTTGTCTATCCATTAGCAATGTTTACAATCTTAATCTATTTAGGCAACCATCTCTAATGATTTTTTCACTTTATGACAGCCTCCTCATATTTGATACAGTGActaaaaggtttttattttggtttgaatTTTAGTTGTTAGGTAATAATACATTGCTtaattgggctagggtgtatatagaggaacacactttctctttgatagattttgtagattggttagcTACCAAGTAAAGGTCAGGCTTGTTTGCCCTTTTGTCTTTTGCTCTTTTGTATCTTGGTATACTCCATGTATACTCTTTCTTTAGCCTCTTTGGCTTTTAATGAATTTtcctttacctataaaaaaaaaaggtaataataCATTGCTGCTCTTGCATGTGTGACAAAGAAGTGTCTAGTGGCTCTAGAGGTTCAATAACTTATTAGAATCCTCAAATACTTTAATTCTCAATAAAAAACCTGATCTCTCACTTCTAGATCTGCTGTTGAAAACATGATGTGAATTGgttatttcttgtatttttctttgtatatgcAGCACGGTAGTGTATTGTAGTCTTCAATTAGTGGTAGTGCTTTTATATGTGATAGATCCTTAAATACTTAATTTTACAATAATGCTTCAGATGCCTAGCATCTAGGTACTTTGGACTATCAAGTTTTACTTTAAAGTTCTATAACGTGCAAAAATGGGATCCCTTTAGTTTTGATGAGTAATAATTGGTTGTGTCTATCAACACCAATGATGCCATATATCATGTTCAACAACTCCAAAAAGTTGTATCAATAAGCACATCTATAGGCTCAATCTCTATATTTTTTCCAATATATCTCAAATCTATTTCTGTCCTCAAAATTATTCCATTCGAGTAAAACATAGCACTTCCACTATAGAATTAGACATAATTGCCTTCacataaacaaaaacaaaagaatatcaatgaacaaaaacaattcaCTATATACATATGTATGCATGTATGTATGTACTAATAGGATTAAGGGGACTTAAATTTATTGTTACAAGTTCTATTTTCAAACTAGAAACAAAAAAAGTACTAccattaaaattattcaatttaaaaatatgaaaaataaatcaattataaagggACAAGCACAACAAATAGATAAGAGGGCAACACTATTTCCACACTCCTTTCACATAAGATAAAAGTCATTGCGCTATCATCTTTTATGTATGAGTGATTCTAAGCTAATAATTATAAGACTCTTGTACTGGGTTTGGtgttaaataacaaaaatcacATTTATAGTtatatccaaatttaaaaaaaaaaaaaattatctaacaTATCTTattcgttttttattttatttattttaatagactTGGAATGTTTTAGTAATAtttgtttaagttaaattttatttttatatattttatgtatataagaagagtcaaaatttttaattttatcagtaatctaatgttttgaaaacacttataatttttttaccacAGTactaatcataaaattaaaaaagctATCAATTCATAGTTCAATGATCATATCAGTAGTTGAGTTGCCGGATTGTGATAGTAacatgatattataaataaataatttatataattttaaaagtaaaaatatttataataagttaggattatatataatcaataaataaaacttaaaagatttcattttcatctttagTATTACCATATTAAACTACAaatgttttttactttattaaataaaaaaaatataatctttaattagtaaaaagatatattatctatcaaaaaaaaaaatgtaattttatgtgTCTATAAAGTTGtaaagaattttattattttaactgTTTATTTACACAGAGATGTGTGCAAAGTTCTAAATAATAGATAgttgatatatattattataaccataaataaaatttgggatTAAAGttagaaaccaaatgaaaatttgaaagtggGAGAAACATTAATATCTCAAGGAAAGCATCCATACATGCACAagtgatgaaagagaaaaagtaagAGAGATGGAGGAGAGAAATAACGAAAGAGTGGGTGggatttgagaaaataataaatgtttgaATCTTGTGGTTTTCTTCTCTGGTAAGGTTGTGGCTGTACCACACTTACAAGCATTAGTTACCTCTTTTACATAGAAACCAATGCCTTGAACCGAGAACCGACCAAATAACCCACACTAGCCATAAAAActcataaagtaaaaaaaatgaaacaaatttaag
Coding sequences:
- the LOC117913139 gene encoding protein DETOXIFICATION 45, chloroplastic-like isoform X2; translated protein: MTGNLILANMTVAQTYGSLICGIPGKKCETRAIKNDREVSIETFIQVRHYRYLTACDGRGLRSKYGGKSWRLTCNQHSLDHGFFRSNKDERLASKRRCSSEGILEVSGTSTSESRPLIELIKLSVPAIAGQAIEPLAQLMETAYIGRLGPLELASAGVAISIFNIISKVFNIPLLSVATSFVAEDVSRNASKESTSEVKKLLPSVSTALVLAVGIGVFEAAALYLGSGLFLNTMGISSESSMRIPAEHFLSLRAIGTPAVVVSMVIQGIFRGFKDTKTPVFCLGIGNLSAIFFFPILIYYFRLGVAGAAISTVASQYIVTFLMIWYLNKRTVLRIPNLKNLHLGGYLRSGGFLLGRTLASVMTITFSTSMAARQGPLAMAAHQICLQVWLSVSLLADALAGSAQALIASSFAKKDYSAVKEMTYSALKTGLFTGISLAVILGVSFGSLATLFTKDAEVLDIVRSGLLFVSASQPVNALAYVFDGLHYGVSDFLYAAGSMMVVGAISSAFLFYATSIIGLSGVWLGLTLFMGLRIVAGYLRLLSKNGPWWFLHADIWKTEVSRHNTYLEMSNADIWKTE
- the LOC117913139 gene encoding protein DETOXIFICATION 45, chloroplastic-like isoform X1, which gives rise to MTGNLILANMTVAQTYGSLICGIPGKKCETRAIKNDREVSIETFIQVRHYRYLTACDGRGLRSKYGGKSWRLTCNQHSLDHGFFRSNKDERLASKRRCSSEGILEVSGTSTSESRPLIELIKLSVPAIAGQAIEPLAQLMETAYIGRLGPLELASAGVAISIFNIISKVFNIPLLSVATSFVAEDVSRNASKESTSEVKKLLPSVSTALVLAVGIGVFEAAALYLGSGLFLNTMGISSESSMRIPAEHFLSLRAIGTPAVVVSMVIQGIFRGFKDTKTPVFCLGIGNLSAIFFFPILIYYFRLGVAGAAISTVASQYIVTFLMIWYLNKRTVLRIPNLKNLHLGGYLRSGGFLLGRTLASVMTITFSTSMAARQGPLAMAAHQICLQVWLSVSLLADALAGSAQALIASSFAKKDYSAVKEMTYSALKTGLFTGISLAVILGVSFGSLATLFTKDAEVLDIVRSGLLFVSASQPVNALAYVFDGLHYGVSDFLYAAGSMMVVGAISSAFLFYATSIIGLSGVWLGLTLFMGLRIVAGYLRLLSKNGPWWFLHADIWKTEVSRHNTYLEMSNADIWKTEATRS
- the LOC117913139 gene encoding protein DETOXIFICATION 45, chloroplastic-like isoform X3, translating into MTGNLILANMTVAQTYGSLICGIPGKKCETRAIKNDREVSIETFIQVRHYRYLTACDGRGLRSKYGGKSWRLTCNQHSLDHGFFRSNKDERLASKRRCSSEGILEVSGTSTSESRPLIELIKLSVPAIAGQAIEPLAQLMETAYIGRLGPLELASAGVAISIFNIISKVFNIPLLSVATSFVAEDVSRNASKESTSEVKKLLPSVSTALVLAVGIGVFEAAALYLGSGLFLNTMGISSESSMRIPAEHFLSLRAIGTPAVVVSMVIQGIFRGFKDTKTPVFCLGIGNLSAIFFFPILIYYFRLGVAGAAISTVASQYIVTFLMIWYLNKRTVLRIPNLKNLHLGGYLRSGGFLLGRTLASVMTITFSTSMAARQGPLAMAAHQICLQVWLSVSLLADALAGSAQALIASSFAKKDYSAVKEMTYSALKTGLFTGISLAVILGVSFGSLATLFTKDAEVLDIVRSGLLFVSASQPVNALAYVFDGLHYGVSDFLYAAGSMMVVGAISSAFLFYATSIIGLSGVWLGLTLFMGLRIVAGYLRLLSKNGPWWFLHADIWKTE